From a single Populus nigra chromosome 18, ddPopNigr1.1, whole genome shotgun sequence genomic region:
- the LOC133678215 gene encoding uncharacterized protein LOC133678215, whose amino-acid sequence MAQSVSLITMCPLKLGFAPQRRVSSIKYGTSVFRSSTGRLGIRAVQENEGPRRLIDIIRTIPELSRNYFRRPSRRALFGGISLLGGFYVAQTISLSFGALGVNDVIAAVVCVLLTEYVTRFYYSRPKVTFPIALLNNFKMGFTYGLFIDAFKLAS is encoded by the coding sequence ATGGCACAGTCTGTGAGTTTGATCACTATGTGCCCCCTCAAATTGGGGTTTGCTCCTCAGAGAAGAGTTTCCAGTATAAAATATGGAACTTCTGTTTTCAGATCCTCAACCGGCCGCCTCGGGATCCGAGCTGTGCAAGAGAATGAAGGGCCTCGAAGGCTAATTGATATCATCAGAACCATTCCCGAGCTCTCGAGGAACTATTTTCGTAGGCCATCAAGGAGGGCTCTCTTTGGGGGAATTTCCTTGTTAGGTGGCTTTTATGTGGCACAAACAATTTCTCTGTCATTTGGAGCATTAGGAGTAAATGATGTGATCGCTGCTGTGGTATGTGTTTTATTAACGGAGTACGTGACCAGGTTTTATTACAGCCGGCCGAAGGTAACCTTCCCCATTGCTCTTCTCAACAATTTCAAGATGGGATTCACTTATGGCCTCTTCATTGATGCTTTCAAGCTTGCTAGTTAA
- the LOC133678553 gene encoding zinc finger CCCH domain-containing protein 48-like, with amino-acid sequence MDLDYNGGNTTNTNKRVFHRLGGGQSVNDTSNQHNHQHQQNQKVCYHWRAGKCNRFPCPFLHRELPAPPPHASVNGGGGGGAKRGFAGNDSSSFSGRRGGNSNYSNSWGRFGNKGDVRGVKRVSVEKVCNFWVQGNCSFGDKCRYLHSWSLGDGFSLVTQLEGHQKVISGIALPSGSDKLYTGSKDETVRVWDCQSGQCTGVINLGGEVGCMISEGPWIFVGLPNVVKAWNTQTNADLSLNGPIGQVYALVVGNDLLFAGTQDGSILVWKFNAATYNFEPAVSLKDHKMAVVSLVVGANRLYSGSMDHSIKVWSLETLQCIQTLTDHTSVVMSLLCWEQFLLSCSLDQTIKAWAATESGNLKVTFTHNEEHGLLTLCGMHDLEGKPVLLCSSNDNSVHLYDLPSFSEKGKMFAKQEIRAIQTGPGGLFFTGDGTGQVRVWNSVAVPTTTT; translated from the exons ATGGATTTGGACTATAATGGAGGCAACACCACCAACACAAACAAGCGAGTTTTTCACAGATTAGGAGGCGGGCAATCAGTGAACGACACGTCAAATCAGCATAACCATCAGCATCAGCAGAATCAAAAGGTCTGTTACCACTGGAGAGCTGGAAAGTGCAATAGATTCCCATGTCCGTTTCTCCACCGTGAACTTCCAGCACCGCCGCCGCATGCGTCTGTGAAcgggggaggaggaggaggagcgaAGAGAGGGTTTGCGGGAAATGATTCGTCCTCTTTTTCAGGGAGGAGGGGTGGTAATAGTAATTATAGTAATAGTTGGGGGCGATTTGGAAATAAAGGTGATGTTAGAGGGGTGAAAAGGGTAAGTGTGGAGAAAGTGTGTAATTTTTGGGTACAAGGGAATTGTAGTTTTGGTGATAAGTGTAGGTATTTGCATTCTTGGAGTTTAGGTGATGGGTTTTCTTTGGTGACTCAACTTGAAGGGCATCAAAAG GTGATTAGTGGGATTGCATTACCATCTGGGTCTGATAAGCTGTATACAGGGAGTAAAGATGAGACTGTTAGAGTTTGGGATTGCCAGTCTGGACAG TGTACGGGTGTGATTAATCTTGGTGGTGAGGTTGGTTGCATGATTAGTGAAGGTCCTTGGATTTTTGTTGGCCTTCCAAATGTTGTCAAG GCGTGGAATACACAAACTAACGCCGACCTAAGTCTTAATGGGCCTATTGGACAAGTGTATGCTCTGGTTGTGGGCAATGATTTGTTATTTGCTGGTACGCAG GATGGGTCAATATTGGTATGGAAATTCAATGCAGCTACCTACAACTTTGAACCAGCTGTATCACTAAAGGATCACAAAATGGCCGTTGTTTCATTAGTTGTTGGAGCTAATAGACTCTACTCTGGCTCTATGGACCATTCTATAAAA GTCTGGAGCCTTGAAACTTTGCAATGTATACAGACGCTGACAGATCATACTTCAGTGGTCATGTCGCTACTATGCTGGGAACAGTTTCTTCTATCATGCTCGTTGGACCAAACAATAAAG gCGTGGGCTGCTACAGAAAGTGGAAACTTAAAAGTAACATTCACTCACAACGAAGAACAT GGCCTGCTTACCCTTTGTGGGATGCATGATCTGGAAGGCAAGCCAGTCTTGCTATGCTCCAGTAATGACAATTCAGTCCACCTCTATGATTTACCATC GTTCTCGGAAAAGGGCAAAATGTTTGCCAAACAAGAGATCCGTGCCATTCAAACTGGTCCTGGGGGCCTATTTTTCACTGGTGATGGCACTGGTCAAGTGAGAGTGTGGAATTCTGTCGCTGTACCAACTACCACAACTTGA